The Toxorhynchites rutilus septentrionalis strain SRP chromosome 3, ASM2978413v1, whole genome shotgun sequence genome includes a region encoding these proteins:
- the LOC129773554 gene encoding uncharacterized protein LOC129773554, whose protein sequence is MDAAVTQFYGTDPLTRHKIPKLQYSHRLTSAVQVLDQEVLPVYLEVVENLEELQFIVYCGTVAVVRTLGMRTFHQDDRQNRVLSKKPKPAWMRRLEGRIQTLRVKIGRLTQYKRGSRSRKLIRGVAEIVKPAELSDLNENRIIEILDTHVQRLSALSKRLRRYTECTKRHADNRMFSMNEREFYSRIKKKRNNYDGGLPEIDEVTQFWSGLWENPIQHRSNRMWLAEEEEYGNGLEAMPAVMVTAHDINEAIRYSRNWAAPGPDFVHNFWYKKFSSTHGRMAECFNKGNYSSDAKGSRHSECGEVQANNMSNEPVQATYVGD, encoded by the exons ATGGATGCAGCAGTGACCCAGTTTTACGGAACGGACCCCTTAACCCGACACAAGATTCCGAAGTTGCAGTATTCCCACCGACTAACGAGTGCCGTCCAAGTACTCGACCAGGAAGTACTACCTGTGTACCTGGAAGTGGTAGAGAATCTAGAGGAGCTGCAATTTATCGTTTATTGTGGAACTGTAGCTGTTGTACGGACGTTAGGAATGCGCACCTTTCACCAAGACGATAGACAGAACCGCGTACTCTCCAAAAAACCGAAACCTGCTTGGATGAGACGCCTGGAAGGTCGTATCCAAACGCTCCGAGTAAAAATCGGTCGACTAACGCAGTACAAGAGGGGAAGTCGATCGCGAAAGCTGATTCGTGGagttgctgaaattgtgaagccggcagagctctctgatcttaatgaaaaccgcatcattgagatcctcgacacccatgtacaacggttgagtgctctatcaaaaaggttaagacgttatacggaatgtacgaaaaggcatgcggataatcgtatgttcagtatgaacgaaagggagttctacagccgcatcaaaaagaaacgcaataattacgatggtggtcttcctgagattgacgaagttacccagttttggtcaggcttatgggagaaccctattcaacaccgaagtaacaggatgtggctggcagaagaagaggaatatggaaacggacttgaagcaatgcctgccgttatggtaaccgcccatgatatcaacgaagccattcgatattccaggaattgggctgcgccaggaccagatttcgtgcacaatttctggtacaaaaagttttcttcaactcaTGGGCGAATGGCAGAGTGCTTCAATAAG GGGAATTACTCATCTGATGCCAAAGGATCAAGACACAGCGAATGCGGCGAAGTACAGGCCAATAACATGTCTAACGAGCCTGTACAAGCTACTTACGTCGGTGATTAA